A window of Lentibacillus sp. Marseille-P4043 contains these coding sequences:
- a CDS encoding AAA family ATPase, with protein sequence MATIEQIKALIRAHFNSNEEKFKTVVLQIAAHEAKVGHTASAREIKEIIQSSKFLNKNKVVALNKELDILEQKMTHVHLSDLIVSVEIEEKIKRVINEYHKKDLLRKNGLMNRSKLLLAGDPGTGKTMTASVIANELYLPLYVIQFDRLITKYMGETSAKLRQVFDQIKEIRGVYLFDEFDAIGSDRNLDDDVGEMRRILNSFLQNLEDDESYSIIIAATNNPSILDNALFRRFDDVMEYKNPDIEQITRLFKMKLHGKASNDIFSDDVYKEAQGLNYADIVKACEEAVKYSILEDQLITKNILLNYIKDRKNHYKYKEA encoded by the coding sequence GTGGCAACAATAGAACAGATTAAAGCTTTAATAAGGGCGCATTTTAATAGTAATGAAGAGAAATTTAAAACTGTTGTTTTGCAAATTGCGGCTCACGAAGCAAAAGTAGGTCATACAGCAAGTGCTCGAGAAATTAAAGAAATTATTCAAAGCTCTAAATTTCTAAACAAAAATAAGGTTGTAGCCTTAAATAAGGAATTAGACATTCTTGAACAGAAGATGACTCATGTCCATTTATCTGATTTAATTGTTTCGGTTGAGATAGAAGAGAAAATTAAACGTGTAATCAATGAGTATCACAAGAAAGATCTTTTAAGAAAAAATGGACTTATGAATCGGTCAAAACTTTTACTTGCAGGTGACCCTGGTACAGGAAAAACCATGACTGCTTCGGTTATAGCGAACGAATTATATTTACCGCTTTATGTAATACAATTTGATCGGTTGATAACGAAATACATGGGGGAAACAAGTGCAAAACTTCGACAAGTATTTGATCAGATAAAGGAAATTCGAGGAGTATATTTATTTGATGAGTTTGATGCTATTGGATCAGATAGAAATTTAGATGATGATGTAGGTGAGATGAGAAGAATTTTAAACTCATTTTTACAGAATCTTGAAGACGATGAATCCTATAGCATAATCATTGCAGCTACCAATAATCCAAGTATATTAGATAATGCTCTTTTTAGACGTTTTGATGACGTGATGGAATATAAAAATCCTGATATCGAACAAATCACAAGGCTATTTAAGATGAAGCTTCATGGCAAAGCATCTAACGATATTTTTTCAGACGATGTGTACAAAGAGGCTCAAGGGTTAAATTACGCAGATATTGTTAAAGCGTGTGAAGAAGCAGTTAAGTATTCTATCTTAGAGGATCAGCTGATTACAAAAAACATTCTATTGAATTACATTAAAGATCGGAAAAATCATTATAAATATAAGGAGGCTTAG
- a CDS encoding S8 family peptidase, which yields MNPNLSNLYISQSSQAVDYTPILSMGGKGNYPVRTSRRSHADRIEENLKRAWEQAKEQQKALGAVSVSSRHGIYLEIKGQAGYDLITKSLENIAQKVRICNIKNEDDGEEQNVVSSTIFVPENQRDFFIKKLNKYKVTKNKEKVIGTIESINLAMVDALWMSDKSELPNDIPKWCEVWLMFDMKEEVDTIIDEFFQICDGGNIQHKNQKIVFPERIVLGVRANKQQLSELQWLSSRIAEFRIMVTPTSFFEELSELDQRDFVKDLVERLDVSEQSNTSVCLLDTGVNNGHDLLAPLLIDENMHGIDPSKGVYDIADHGTRMAGIASYFTLEDKLENTTPVVVNHFLESVKLFDRSNDNQRELYGYVTESAISLAEIQNPETNRAICMAITAPTNTLKGDGRPSSWSGAIDSIISGANEIEETDIKRKLMFISAGNTTVTEISESGDVKTAVINHAIEDPAQAWNAITVGAYTGKYQIPDELSGTYQPVVEPGCFSPFTSSSLTWSIKWPVKPDIVLEGGNLAYDESSDFYTELPDLQLLTTGKDAATGKSFDTVSMTSSATAQAAWMGANIQHHYPELWPETIRALMIHSAEWTDAMKNACFENDPPKRMDYRNLLRTCGYGVPNLSKALWSVSNRVNLIIEDEIQPFYKKDTGSITSKEMHIHNIPWPDDVLLSLEDKNVKMRVTLSYFIEPGPGEVGWKDKYRYPSCGLQFDVNNSTEDQENFLKRINKAMRDDEEDKGDVKNDSSRWVIGATNRNVGSVHSDIWEGTASELSQSNQIAVYPITGWWKLRTNLKKYNSKIRYSLIVSIEAPETEVDLYSVIKNKIESKISVENRTTVSTEVTYKK from the coding sequence ATGAACCCAAATTTAAGCAACTTATATATTAGTCAATCATCCCAAGCGGTTGATTACACACCAATTCTCTCCATGGGTGGAAAGGGTAATTATCCTGTTAGAACTAGCAGACGTAGCCATGCAGATCGAATAGAAGAAAACTTAAAAAGAGCGTGGGAACAAGCTAAAGAACAGCAGAAAGCATTGGGTGCTGTTTCGGTATCCTCTCGACATGGAATATATTTGGAAATTAAGGGTCAGGCTGGTTATGATCTTATTACTAAAAGCTTAGAGAATATAGCACAAAAAGTTAGAATTTGTAATATAAAAAATGAAGATGATGGTGAGGAGCAGAATGTTGTAAGCTCTACTATTTTTGTCCCTGAAAATCAAAGGGATTTTTTTATTAAAAAGTTAAATAAATACAAAGTGACAAAGAATAAAGAAAAAGTAATTGGAACAATAGAAAGTATTAATCTTGCAATGGTCGATGCTCTCTGGATGAGCGATAAAAGTGAATTACCCAACGATATTCCAAAATGGTGTGAAGTGTGGTTAATGTTCGATATGAAAGAGGAAGTAGACACCATTATCGATGAATTTTTTCAAATTTGTGATGGAGGGAATATCCAACACAAGAATCAAAAAATAGTATTTCCAGAGAGAATTGTATTGGGAGTAAGGGCCAATAAGCAGCAATTATCAGAATTACAATGGTTAAGTTCTAGAATTGCAGAATTCAGAATTATGGTTACCCCAACAAGCTTTTTTGAAGAGCTTTCTGAATTAGATCAAAGAGACTTTGTAAAAGATTTAGTAGAAAGACTAGATGTTTCAGAACAGTCCAATACTTCGGTCTGTTTACTTGATACAGGTGTTAATAATGGTCATGATTTGCTAGCGCCACTTTTAATTGATGAAAATATGCATGGAATAGATCCTTCAAAAGGTGTGTATGACATTGCTGATCATGGTACAAGAATGGCCGGAATTGCATCTTACTTTACACTTGAAGATAAACTTGAAAATACTACTCCTGTTGTAGTTAATCACTTTTTAGAGTCTGTAAAGTTATTTGATCGTAGTAATGATAATCAACGAGAATTATATGGTTATGTTACCGAAAGTGCTATTAGCTTAGCGGAAATACAAAATCCTGAGACTAATAGAGCTATTTGTATGGCTATTACGGCTCCCACCAATACACTTAAAGGTGATGGACGACCTTCCTCATGGTCAGGAGCGATTGATTCTATTATTTCAGGTGCAAATGAAATAGAGGAAACGGATATAAAAAGAAAGCTTATGTTCATTTCTGCAGGAAATACAACTGTTACAGAGATTAGCGAATCAGGTGATGTAAAAACTGCTGTCATCAACCATGCAATTGAAGATCCTGCACAAGCTTGGAATGCTATTACTGTAGGTGCTTATACAGGCAAATACCAAATACCTGATGAATTAAGTGGTACATATCAGCCAGTTGTGGAACCTGGATGTTTCTCACCATTTACCTCTAGCTCTCTTACGTGGAGTATTAAATGGCCGGTGAAACCGGATATAGTTTTAGAGGGTGGAAATTTAGCTTATGATGAAAGTTCTGATTTTTATACAGAATTACCAGATCTACAACTTTTGACGACAGGTAAAGATGCTGCGACGGGTAAATCATTCGATACAGTTAGTATGACAAGTTCTGCAACAGCACAAGCTGCATGGATGGGTGCAAATATTCAACATCATTATCCTGAACTATGGCCAGAAACGATAAGGGCTTTGATGATTCATTCAGCTGAATGGACAGATGCAATGAAAAATGCTTGTTTTGAGAACGATCCCCCAAAAAGAATGGATTATAGAAACTTATTGAGAACTTGTGGGTATGGTGTGCCAAATCTTTCAAAAGCACTTTGGAGTGTTTCTAATAGAGTTAACCTTATTATAGAAGATGAAATCCAACCTTTTTATAAGAAGGATACTGGAAGTATTACTTCAAAAGAAATGCATATTCATAATATACCTTGGCCAGATGATGTATTACTTAGTCTGGAAGATAAAAATGTAAAGATGCGAGTTACATTGTCTTATTTTATTGAACCAGGTCCTGGAGAAGTTGGGTGGAAAGATAAATACCGATATCCTTCTTGTGGCCTACAGTTTGATGTGAATAATTCAACTGAGGATCAAGAGAATTTCTTGAAGAGAATTAATAAGGCTATGAGAGATGATGAAGAAGATAAAGGTGATGTAAAAAATGATAGCAGCCGTTGGGTTATCGGGGCAACTAATAGAAACGTAGGATCAGTTCATTCTGATATTTGGGAAGGAACAGCAAGTGAATTAAGTCAAAGCAATCAAATTGCTGTTTATCCAATAACGGGCTGGTGGAAACTGAGAACGAACTTAAAAAAATATAATTCAAAGATTAGATATTCTTTAATAGTAAGTATTGAGGCACCTGAGACAGAAGTAGATTTATATTCTGTCATAAAAAATAAAATTGAATCTAAAATTAGTGTTGAAAATCGCACTACTGTATCAACAGAAGTTACTTATAAAAAATAG
- a CDS encoding cysteine dioxygenase family protein codes for MELNKIKYNLSDFIKDLTNVVEATNDDSERVSQAEHHLSKLLCTKSWLPMEKLSASNNNYARHSLYRDPQDRFEVLALIWEPGQSTPLHDHDGTWGVEGVVSGRMKILNYLQLESYSDQTTKLHHAGTMTINEQSTGELLPPADCHILKPEGGETVITVHVYGKQLKKFRIFERTDQDNIFIAHEKPVGYTTEP; via the coding sequence ATGGAACTTAACAAAATAAAATATAACCTGTCAGACTTTATTAAAGATTTAACTAATGTGGTAGAAGCAACCAATGATGATAGTGAACGAGTCTCACAAGCTGAGCATCATCTCAGTAAATTATTGTGCACGAAGTCATGGCTGCCCATGGAAAAACTGTCTGCGAGCAACAACAATTATGCTAGGCACTCTCTTTATCGCGATCCCCAAGACCGCTTCGAAGTTCTTGCTCTTATTTGGGAACCAGGACAAAGTACACCATTACACGATCACGACGGAACCTGGGGAGTAGAGGGCGTTGTTTCTGGTCGTATGAAGATCCTCAATTATTTGCAATTAGAATCATATTCCGATCAAACTACTAAACTACATCATGCTGGTACAATGACTATAAACGAGCAAAGCACCGGAGAACTTTTACCACCAGCAGACTGCCACATATTGAAACCCGAGGGGGGTGAAACAGTCATTACTGTTCATGTTTACGGAAAACAACTTAAAAAGTTTCGGATATTTGAACGTACTGATCAAGATAATATCTTCATTGCTCATGAAAAACCTGTTGGATATACAACTGAACCATGA
- a CDS encoding MalY/PatB family protein translates to MNYNFDQVNDRERTASKKWDTLSDKFGSDSIIPMWVADMDFKSPERVVEALKERADQGIFGYTIRPDSYLSSIMNWFEKRHHWSIEKEWITHSPGIIPALSLIINKFTQASDKILVQSPVHHAFYRVIRSQGRGVVESPLKLENGRYQMDFEDLEQKIDSSVKMMILCSPHNPIGRVWSKEELIRLGEICVKHNILIVSDEVFCDLVFKDQTHIPFASISEEFAQHSITCVAPSKTFNLVGLKTSSIIIPNEGIRAKFDEVINAFSLAAPNYFGVVALENAYRYGDEWLDQLIDYLYGNLQYLKNNVEENLPNVHLIQPEGTYLAWLDFRDFGLSQEELNQLIVNESHVGFDAGSIFGTGGTGFMRMNYACPRATLKTALNALEKCCNQQSTTIS, encoded by the coding sequence ATGAACTATAATTTTGATCAGGTTAATGATCGGGAACGTACGGCTAGTAAAAAATGGGATACACTTTCTGATAAATTTGGGAGCGATTCCATAATTCCAATGTGGGTTGCTGATATGGATTTTAAGTCTCCGGAACGAGTGGTTGAAGCTTTAAAGGAACGAGCAGATCAGGGGATATTCGGATATACTATTAGACCAGATTCCTATCTATCTTCCATTATGAATTGGTTTGAGAAAAGACACCATTGGTCAATTGAGAAGGAATGGATTACACACAGTCCGGGAATTATCCCTGCATTATCATTAATTATTAATAAGTTTACACAAGCAAGCGATAAAATTCTTGTTCAATCCCCGGTCCATCATGCTTTTTATCGAGTCATTCGTTCGCAGGGGAGAGGAGTTGTTGAGAGTCCTTTGAAATTGGAAAATGGTCGATATCAAATGGACTTTGAAGATTTAGAACAAAAAATTGACTCGAGTGTCAAAATGATGATTCTTTGTAGCCCCCACAATCCAATCGGTAGGGTATGGAGTAAAGAGGAACTAATAAGATTAGGTGAAATTTGTGTCAAGCATAATATTCTTATTGTTTCTGATGAGGTCTTTTGTGATTTGGTTTTTAAGGATCAAACTCACATTCCATTTGCCTCCATTTCTGAAGAATTCGCCCAGCATTCAATCACCTGCGTTGCGCCAAGTAAAACATTTAATTTAGTGGGATTAAAAACCTCTAGCATTATTATTCCAAATGAAGGAATTCGAGCTAAATTTGATGAGGTGATTAATGCCTTTTCGCTTGCTGCTCCTAATTATTTTGGCGTCGTTGCATTGGAGAATGCATATCGATATGGGGATGAGTGGTTAGATCAGTTAATTGACTATTTGTACGGGAATTTACAATACTTAAAGAATAATGTAGAAGAAAACCTGCCAAATGTTCATTTAATTCAACCCGAGGGGACATATCTTGCATGGCTAGATTTTCGGGATTTTGGTCTAAGTCAAGAGGAGCTTAATCAATTGATTGTTAATGAGTCACATGTCGGTTTTGACGCTGGATCAATTTTCGGAACTGGTGGGACCGGATTCATGCGGATGAATTATGCCTGCCCACGTGCTACTTTAAAAACAGCATTAAATGCGTTGGAAAAATGTTGTAATCAGCAAAGTACTACTATTTCTTAA
- a CDS encoding helix-turn-helix transcriptional regulator, with protein sequence MERCNQVLFDFAKRTADMLVATFGSRCEVAVHDFGNLEKSLVHIAGNVTGREIGSPVTDLVLNGLKKPSVEISDIPNYKTQTKSGNVMKSSTIYIWDLEGKVIGALCINYDISLLMQLNGEIQDFISFDDHVEKSESFFTSVQDAIQGIVDQVLQEFKKAPSSMDLEEKVEFVSRLENRGTFLIKGAAEYVASVLGVSKFTIYNYLQRVRTQKEYLLERKMK encoded by the coding sequence ATGGAGAGATGTAATCAAGTTTTGTTTGATTTTGCTAAACGCACAGCTGATATGCTGGTGGCAACATTTGGCTCACGATGTGAAGTGGCAGTCCACGATTTTGGTAATTTGGAGAAATCTTTAGTTCATATAGCAGGTAATGTTACGGGCCGGGAAATTGGATCTCCTGTAACGGATTTAGTTTTAAACGGACTAAAAAAACCATCAGTTGAGATTTCAGATATTCCAAATTACAAAACACAAACAAAAAGCGGAAATGTCATGAAGTCGTCGACAATATATATTTGGGATCTAGAAGGGAAGGTAATTGGTGCATTGTGCATCAATTATGATATAAGCCTGCTCATGCAACTAAATGGTGAAATACAGGATTTTATTTCATTTGATGATCACGTGGAAAAGTCCGAAAGTTTCTTTACGTCGGTTCAAGATGCTATACAAGGTATAGTTGACCAGGTTTTACAAGAATTTAAAAAGGCCCCGTCATCAATGGACCTAGAGGAAAAAGTGGAATTTGTCAGTAGGTTAGAAAATAGAGGCACTTTCTTAATTAAAGGGGCGGCTGAATATGTGGCTTCGGTCCTCGGTGTTTCTAAATTCACAATTTATAATTATCTACAAAGAGTTAGGACCCAAAAAGAATATTTATTGGAAAGGAAGATGAAGTAA
- a CDS encoding RidA family protein, with amino-acid sequence MMKSLFTEKAPKAIGPYSQALKAGDFLFISGQIPVNPETNEVVESEIGKQTEQVMNNIRGILESEGLTFNHVIKTMIFINDMNQFSIVNEEYSKHLNNHKPARSTVEVSRLPKDVLVEIEAIVYTG; translated from the coding sequence ATGATGAAATCACTATTTACAGAAAAGGCACCTAAGGCAATAGGTCCCTATTCACAAGCATTAAAAGCAGGAGACTTTCTATTTATATCCGGTCAAATTCCTGTTAATCCGGAGACAAATGAAGTTGTTGAATCAGAAATTGGTAAACAAACAGAGCAAGTAATGAATAATATTAGAGGGATTCTGGAAAGTGAAGGTTTGACTTTTAATCACGTTATCAAGACAATGATTTTTATTAATGACATGAATCAGTTTTCTATTGTGAATGAGGAATATAGTAAACACCTAAATAATCATAAACCTGCTCGCTCAACGGTAGAAGTAAGTCGCTTACCAAAAGATGTACTAGTAGAAATCGAAGCGATTGTTTACACCGGTTGA
- a CDS encoding sulfite exporter TauE/SafE family protein, with product MDLAFILTTFLIGFIGSFFSGMLGIGGAIINYPMLLYIPVLLGFTGFNAYETSGIVAVQVFFATLSGILVYRKGGYINKSLVVTMGVSILIGSFAGGYGSHFLAEESINFIYGILAVIAAVIMFLPKKSVANADDGKLNYNKWLAATLALIVGTGAGIVGAGGAFLLVPIMLVVLKIPTRVTIATSLAITFISSIGATIGKIATDQVLFIPALVMIAASLVASPIGAKVGERVNIKLLQGILALLIMVTAIKIWYDFLT from the coding sequence ATGGATCTGGCTTTTATTTTAACTACATTCCTTATTGGTTTTATTGGATCATTTTTTTCAGGAATGCTTGGTATTGGCGGTGCCATTATTAATTATCCCATGTTACTTTACATTCCCGTTCTACTTGGATTTACGGGTTTTAATGCTTACGAAACATCAGGTATTGTTGCTGTACAGGTCTTTTTTGCAACATTGTCAGGGATTTTGGTATATCGTAAAGGTGGATATATAAATAAAAGCCTAGTCGTAACAATGGGGGTAAGTATTTTAATTGGTAGTTTTGCTGGCGGTTATGGATCTCATTTCTTAGCGGAAGAAAGCATCAATTTTATTTACGGTATATTAGCTGTCATTGCTGCTGTTATTATGTTTTTACCAAAAAAGAGTGTGGCAAATGCAGATGATGGTAAACTTAACTATAATAAATGGTTAGCTGCAACCCTAGCATTAATTGTTGGAACTGGTGCAGGTATTGTTGGTGCAGGAGGGGCCTTCCTTCTTGTCCCGATTATGTTGGTGGTATTGAAAATTCCAACAAGAGTAACGATAGCCACCTCTTTGGCAATTACTTTCATTTCCTCCATTGGGGCGACAATAGGAAAGATTGCGACTGATCAAGTGCTATTTATTCCTGCACTTGTGATGATTGCGGCTAGCCTTGTAGCTTCACCGATAGGAGCAAAAGTCGGCGAAAGGGTCAACATTAAGTTATTGCAAGGAATATTGGCGTTATTGATTATGGTCACGGCGATAAAAATTTGGTATGATTTTTTAACATAG
- a CDS encoding dicarboxylate/amino acid:cation symporter codes for MKGLFNGYIKASLILKITIALILGIIAGFLLGEQATVLEPLGELLLRLLRFLIVPLVLFTLIDGMNQTEITNLGRMGGKVFVYYILSSALALIVGLVVANVLDPGGEGLSLGGGKEIEPPENSGFVSAFLNIIPENIVTAFSELNLLGIIFTAMVFGIAIAKLRDSEQSHAIGEHLYQTVRGLNDITFKVMEWVLQYVPIGIFAIVAGTVGVQGVDTLISLGNMVGVLYIGLIAMILIYVVLLFVFKIELRNFFKHAREAMLTAFTTQSSSGTLPVTLKAANNMGLSKGLYSFSLPLGATINMDGNAIRIAVSVVFAANIIGDPLSLSQMVEVVVVGTLASIGTAGVPGAGLVIIATVFTQIGLPIETVALLASVDAIIGMGCTAVNVTGDLTGTAIVDKSEGKRKRVVEHKQYVDNQVM; via the coding sequence ATGAAGGGTTTGTTTAATGGATATATCAAAGCATCATTAATACTAAAGATTACAATTGCGCTCATACTTGGAATCATTGCTGGTTTCCTATTAGGGGAGCAAGCGACGGTTTTGGAACCACTTGGAGAGCTTTTATTACGGCTACTTCGATTTTTGATCGTTCCACTTGTATTATTCACTTTAATCGATGGAATGAATCAAACTGAAATAACAAATTTAGGTCGTATGGGTGGAAAAGTCTTTGTCTATTACATTCTATCATCTGCCTTAGCACTAATTGTGGGTCTCGTTGTTGCTAATGTGCTCGATCCTGGCGGTGAAGGATTGTCTTTAGGCGGTGGCAAGGAAATTGAGCCACCAGAAAACTCAGGATTCGTAAGCGCATTTTTAAACATTATTCCGGAAAACATCGTCACAGCTTTTAGTGAGTTGAACCTTTTGGGTATTATATTTACTGCGATGGTGTTCGGGATTGCGATAGCGAAGTTAAGGGATTCCGAACAAAGTCATGCCATAGGAGAACATTTATACCAAACCGTTCGTGGTCTGAATGATATTACATTTAAAGTTATGGAATGGGTTCTCCAATATGTACCAATTGGTATTTTTGCTATTGTTGCTGGGACTGTTGGTGTACAAGGTGTAGATACACTTATATCTTTAGGGAATATGGTGGGTGTCTTGTATATCGGCTTGATTGCAATGATCCTTATTTATGTTGTTCTATTGTTTGTATTTAAAATAGAACTAAGGAACTTTTTTAAACATGCGCGAGAAGCAATGTTAACAGCCTTTACCACCCAAAGTAGCTCAGGCACACTACCGGTTACATTAAAGGCAGCCAACAATATGGGCTTATCAAAAGGTTTATACAGCTTTAGTTTACCCTTAGGGGCAACAATCAACATGGATGGAAACGCTATTCGTATCGCTGTTTCGGTTGTGTTTGCAGCAAATATAATTGGAGATCCTTTAAGCTTAAGCCAAATGGTTGAGGTTGTTGTTGTAGGAACCTTGGCAAGTATTGGTACTGCTGGGGTTCCAGGAGCAGGACTGGTTATTATTGCAACCGTTTTCACCCAAATTGGTTTGCCAATTGAAACCGTTGCCTTGTTAGCTTCAGTGGATGCAATTATTGGAATGGGATGCACGGCAGTTAATGTTACAGGTGACTTAACAGGAACCGCTATTGTAGATAAATCAGAAGGGAAAAGGAAAAGGGTGGTAGAGCACAAGCAATATGTTGATAACCAAGTTATGTAA
- a CDS encoding DUF3990 domain-containing protein — MYINYDPNLPLYHGTIDLYSDNIVKHGVKIFPRKKGGVDFGPGFYLTNNFEQASDWAKRRTNKPIYNQILELSGITIGDFLGMKKDFNPVVLKFKIKDTSKWEELNYKVFDNEGSDWKQFVWNMR, encoded by the coding sequence TTGTATATAAATTATGACCCTAATCTACCTTTATATCATGGAACTATAGATTTGTACTCTGATAATATTGTAAAACATGGGGTGAAGATATTTCCAAGGAAAAAAGGTGGAGTTGATTTCGGACCTGGATTTTACTTAACAAATAATTTCGAACAAGCCAGTGATTGGGCAAAACGTAGAACGAACAAACCAATATATAATCAAATCCTCGAATTATCTGGAATAACTATTGGTGATTTTCTTGGAATGAAAAAGGATTTTAACCCCGTTGTTCTAAAGTTTAAGATTAAAGACACTTCTAAATGGGAAGAATTAAACTATAAAGTATTTGATAACGAGGGTTCTGATTGGAAACAGTTTGTTTGGAATATGCGCTAA
- a CDS encoding DnaD domain-containing protein translates to MNYIKELNAFYHQITFNPVTGSAVALWNTLMHFNNLCGWKKEFSVAASIIQVKSGIKESSFKRARTELQEKGFINFQSRGRNQAGIYEMISQVPNHEHGHGFVESACEQSDDCIMTNNADHCASGNKMQDERMALEADRGMDESVDHSLNHSMDRSMNHTVAPLIKHKHKQNETKQKEIIITDAIRFYQENFGDLSSFVSDDMLNWIDDVGDSLVIAAMERALEKNKANWGYVKGILQAWAKKGITTVEEAEADEVAFRMQQRQKQFQVQGHGASNEVVPDWFEEWERKQMVDDLKKREPEPVDMEAEKAEFERVIAKFRRD, encoded by the coding sequence ATGAATTACATAAAAGAATTGAATGCATTTTATCATCAAATCACATTTAACCCTGTAACAGGATCAGCAGTTGCACTATGGAATACGTTGATGCATTTCAACAATTTATGCGGCTGGAAGAAGGAATTTTCCGTGGCTGCTTCCATAATTCAAGTAAAATCTGGTATCAAAGAAAGTTCTTTTAAACGGGCAAGGACTGAACTTCAGGAAAAAGGATTTATCAATTTCCAATCAAGGGGAAGAAATCAAGCGGGTATTTATGAAATGATCTCGCAAGTCCCAAATCACGAGCATGGTCACGGTTTTGTTGAATCCGCTTGCGAACAATCTGACGACTGCATCATGACCAACAATGCGGACCATTGCGCGAGCGGCAATAAGATGCAGGATGAGCGTATGGCCCTTGAGGCTGACCGAGGTATGGACGAGAGTGTGGACCATAGTTTGAACCACAGTATGGACCGGAGTATGAACCACACTGTGGCCCCATTAATTAAACATAAACATAAACAAAACGAAACAAAACAAAAAGAAATAATTATTACAGACGCGATCCGATTTTACCAAGAAAATTTCGGTGACTTAAGTTCGTTTGTTTCCGACGATATGCTGAACTGGATAGACGATGTTGGCGATTCCTTGGTTATTGCTGCGATGGAACGGGCGTTGGAGAAAAATAAAGCGAATTGGGGTTATGTCAAGGGGATCTTGCAAGCATGGGCTAAGAAAGGGATCACGACTGTCGAGGAAGCAGAGGCTGATGAAGTAGCATTTAGAATGCAGCAAAGGCAAAAGCAGTTTCAAGTTCAAGGCCATGGGGCGAGTAATGAGGTTGTACCGGATTGGTTTGAAGAGTGGGAACGGAAGCAAATGGTTGACGACCTAAAAAAACGTGAACCTGAGCCGGTGGATATGGAGGCAGAGAAGGCGGAGTTTGAGCGGGTGATCGCGAAGTTTAGGAGGGATTAG
- a CDS encoding DUF2663 family protein: MASWRENVSDDTMLDKLQLINNNKKSLTDNRNFNLKVTIISGSLLAVYAFLFIRNHPNENILIITVDFFGNAYHLLWLLTTTVFFFMHIYYQTRIDQEKNSLEKLRLETIDHLKNTWYINEHSHIRDQISRDMEKQGINVRFKNG; encoded by the coding sequence ATGGCTTCATGGAGGGAAAATGTTTCAGACGATACTATGCTCGACAAGCTCCAATTAATAAATAATAATAAAAAATCCTTAACTGATAACCGTAACTTTAACTTAAAAGTAACAATTATTTCCGGTTCCCTGTTAGCTGTTTATGCATTTCTTTTTATCCGAAATCATCCGAATGAAAATATCCTCATTATAACAGTTGATTTTTTCGGTAATGCATACCATCTATTATGGCTTTTAACAACAACAGTCTTTTTCTTTATGCATATTTATTATCAAACCCGTATTGACCAAGAAAAAAACAGTTTAGAAAAGCTCCGTTTAGAAACTATTGATCATCTAAAAAATACTTGGTATATTAATGAGCATTCTCATATTAGAGATCAAATTTCTAGAGATATGGAAAAGCAGGGTATTAATGTTAGGTTTAAAAATGGATAA